The following proteins are co-located in the Perognathus longimembris pacificus isolate PPM17 chromosome 25, ASM2315922v1, whole genome shotgun sequence genome:
- the LOC125341770 gene encoding homeobox protein Nkx-2.5-like has translation MFPSSTLTPTPFSVKDILNLEIQQQQQQRSLAAREPPVRPEAALAPSSCMLAAFKPEACAGPGAPAPGLLPELRAAAAALGPAPSPPPKCAPAFPDAPTFYPRAYGDPEPAKDPRADKKEPEPERARARRRRRPRVLFSQAQVYELERRFKQQRYLSAPERDQLASVLKLTSTQVKIWFQNRRYKCKRQRQDQTLELVGLPPPPPPPPPPPPPAARRIAVPVLVRDGKPCLADSAPYAPAYGVGLNAYGYNAYPAYPAYGAAAAPACAPAYGCAAAYPAAPAAQPGANAAANGFVNLGGIGDLNAAVPSPGMAQGSPGVSSLHGIRAW, from the exons ATGTTCCCCAGTTCCACGCTCACACCCACCCCGTTCTCGGTCAAAGACATCCTGAACTTGGAGATccagcaacaacagcagcagcgcAGCCTGGCCGCCCGGGAGCCCCCCGTGCGCCCCGAGGCCGCCCTGGCGCCCTCCTCCTGCATGCTGGCCGCCTTCAAGCCCGAGGCCTGCGCCGGGCCCGGGGCGCCCGCGCCCGGCCTCCTTCCGGAgctgcgcgccgccgccgccgcgctggGCCCGGCGCCTTCGCCGCCTCCCAAGTGCGCCCCTGCCTTTCCGGACGCCCCAACGTTCTATCCACGCGCCTACGGCGACCCGGAGCCGGCCAAGGACCCCCGAGCGGATAAGAAAG agccggagccggagcgggCCCGGgcgcgccggcggcggcggccccgcgtGCTCTTCTCGCAGGCGCAGGTGTACGAGCTGGAGCGGCGCTTCAAGCAGCAGCGCTACCTGTCCGCCCCGGAGCGCGACCAGCTGGCCAGCGTGCTGAAGCTCACGTCCACGCAGGTCAAGATCTGGTTCCAGAACCGTCGGTACAAGTGCAAGAGGCAGCGCCAGGACCAGACTCTGGAGCTGGTGGGgctgccgcccccgccgccgccgccgccgccgcctccaccgccggCCGCCCGGAGGATCGCGGTGCCCGTGCTGGTGCGCGACGGGAAGCCGTGCCTGGCGGACTCGGCGCCCTACGCGCCCGCCTACGGCGTGGGCCTCAACGCCTACGGCTACAACGCCTACCCCGCTTACCCCGCCtacggcgccgccgccgccccggcctgCGCGCCCGCCTACGGCTGCGCCGCCGCCtaccccgccgcgcccgccgcccagcCCGGCGCCAACGCCGCCGCCAACGGCTTCGTGAACTTGGGCGGCATCGGGGACTTGAACGCCGCCGTGCCCAGCCCTGGGATGGCGCAGGGCAGCCCCGGGGTGTCCTCGCTGCACGGTATCCGGGCCTGGTAG